In one Fusobacterium simiae genomic region, the following are encoded:
- a CDS encoding ABC transporter substrate-binding protein: protein MKKFFSSMFILLLFLFGNVNAKTVTDLTGKKVTIKDNPSRIAIVPIPWTSLTYVVDGDASKIVGMHPSAKKAYEISMLKELAPNMKNVNSVFVDNNFNINYEELALLKPDLVVVWDYQDDAIEKLDKLKIPAVAIKYGTLEDVQMGIKLLGDILNKQEKAQRLIDYHKDTNKYLASKAKKLENIKRKKILYLRDSQLTVASGKAVNNIMIDMAGGVNVAKDITTGAWSKVTMEQIMKWNPDIIILSNFDKILPEDIYNNKFEGQDWSKINAVKNKKVFKAPIGIYRWDAPSAETPLMIKWIAKVATPEVFNDYDIRKDIKDFYLEFFNYKLSDKQLDFILNSKVNKGLNL from the coding sequence ATGAAAAAATTTTTTAGTTCAATGTTTATTTTACTTTTATTTCTATTTGGAAATGTTAATGCAAAGACTGTTACAGATTTAACAGGGAAAAAAGTTACAATTAAAGATAATCCAAGTAGGATCGCTATTGTTCCTATTCCATGGACTTCTTTAACTTATGTTGTAGATGGAGATGCTTCTAAGATTGTTGGAATGCATCCTTCAGCTAAAAAAGCTTATGAAATAAGTATGTTAAAAGAATTAGCTCCAAATATGAAGAATGTAAATTCAGTATTTGTAGATAATAATTTTAATATAAATTATGAAGAATTGGCTCTTTTAAAACCCGACCTTGTTGTAGTGTGGGATTATCAAGATGATGCAATAGAAAAACTTGATAAATTAAAAATACCAGCAGTAGCAATAAAATATGGAACACTAGAAGATGTACAAATGGGTATAAAATTACTTGGGGATATTTTAAACAAACAGGAAAAAGCTCAAAGATTAATTGATTATCATAAGGATACTAATAAATATTTAGCTTCAAAAGCTAAAAAATTAGAAAATATAAAAAGAAAGAAAATACTATATCTTAGAGATTCTCAATTGACAGTAGCAAGTGGAAAAGCAGTTAATAATATTATGATTGATATGGCAGGTGGAGTGAATGTTGCTAAAGATATTACAACTGGTGCTTGGTCAAAGGTTACTATGGAACAAATTATGAAATGGAATCCTGATATTATTATCTTAAGTAATTTTGATAAAATCTTACCAGAAGATATCTATAATAATAAATTTGAAGGGCAAGATTGGTCAAAAATTAATGCAGTTAAAAATAAAAAAGTATTTAAAGCTCCAATAGGTATTTATAGATGGGATGCACCATCAGCAGAAACACCACTTATGATAAAGTGGATAGCAAAAGTGGCAACTCCAGAAGTATTTAATGATTACGATATAAGAAAGGATATAAAGGATTTTTATTTAGAATTTTTTAATTATAAACTTTCTGATAAACAATTGGATTTTATTTTAAACTCTAAAGTTAATAAAGGTTTAAACCTTTAA
- a CDS encoding FecCD family ABC transporter permease, which produces MNTYRKKMSFLIIILILCIFISIFLGRFFISPKMFFDVLSDTIKGVENNPIESSIIFELRIPRIIMNILVGAGLSISGAAFQGIFQNPLVSPDIISVSSGSAFGAVLAILLFGMNSYVIILALLFGILSVVITYSLSKVRGESSVLSLILSGMVITALFSALISLVKYTADPYDKLPAITYWLMGSFSSSSYNNIKIAVIPIILGIIILYFLRWRINILSLGDEEVKALGMNPVYIRGFIIVAVTMISATCVTLTGIIGWVGLLIPHICRMYIGADNIKLIPSSCIMGAIFMLIIDGIARTATSSEIPIGILTSLIGAPFFIIIFKKYRSW; this is translated from the coding sequence ATGAATACATATAGAAAAAAAATGTCATTTCTCATAATAATATTAATTTTATGTATATTTATCTCAATATTTTTAGGAAGATTTTTTATATCACCTAAAATGTTTTTTGATGTTTTATCAGATACTATAAAAGGTGTTGAGAATAATCCAATTGAAAGCTCTATAATTTTTGAATTGAGAATACCTAGAATAATAATGAATATATTAGTAGGTGCAGGGCTTTCTATTTCAGGGGCCGCTTTTCAGGGAATATTTCAAAATCCTTTGGTTAGTCCAGATATAATAAGTGTAAGCTCAGGTTCGGCATTTGGAGCTGTTTTAGCTATACTTTTATTTGGAATGAATTCTTATGTTATCATTTTAGCTTTATTATTTGGTATATTAAGTGTAGTGATAACTTATAGTTTATCAAAAGTAAGAGGGGAAAGTTCTGTGCTTTCTTTAATACTTTCTGGTATGGTCATAACTGCTCTCTTTTCAGCATTAATATCACTTGTAAAATATACAGCTGACCCTTATGATAAATTACCTGCTATAACATATTGGCTTATGGGAAGTTTTTCTAGTTCTTCTTACAATAACATAAAAATTGCCGTAATTCCAATAATATTAGGTATTATTATATTATATTTTTTAAGATGGAGAATAAATATTTTATCTCTTGGGGATGAAGAAGTTAAAGCACTTGGAATGAATCCAGTTTATATTAGAGGTTTTATTATTGTTGCAGTAACAATGATAAGTGCAACTTGTGTAACATTAACAGGAATAATTGGATGGGTAGGATTATTAATTCCTCATATATGTCGTATGTATATAGGAGCTGATAATATAAAATTGATTCCAAGTTCTTGTATTATGGGAGCAATCTTTATGCTTATAATAGATGGAATAGCAAGAACAGCAACTTCAAGTGAAATTCCTATTGGAATACTAACTTCTTTAATAGGAGCTCCGTTTTTTATTATAATCTTTAAAAAATATAGGAGTTGGTAA
- a CDS encoding ABC transporter ATP-binding protein, whose amino-acid sequence MNLEIKNGNFSYTDENPILKDINLKINSGEIFTILGQNGIGKTTLLKCINGVLKWNSGEVFIDDKKVNSIKDLKDIAYVPQAHSFSFSYTVKELAIMGRAKYLNIFSTPSKSDYDIVEKILDEMGILHLRDRKCSELSGGQLQLVFLARALVGEPKILILDEPESHLDFKNQTKILRTIVQLAKKKNITCIFNTHYPEYALRISDKSMLIGKDDYIIGKSNEIINEENLKKYFEIKTKIVEIEINDEKLKSVVITDNLK is encoded by the coding sequence ATGAATTTAGAGATAAAAAATGGAAATTTTTCATATACTGATGAAAATCCTATTTTAAAAGATATAAATTTAAAAATTAATAGTGGAGAAATATTTACAATATTAGGGCAAAATGGAATAGGGAAAACAACATTACTTAAATGTATTAATGGAGTTTTAAAATGGAATTCTGGTGAAGTGTTTATTGATGATAAAAAAGTCAATTCTATAAAAGATTTAAAAGATATAGCTTATGTTCCACAAGCACATTCATTTTCTTTTTCGTATACTGTAAAAGAACTTGCTATTATGGGAAGAGCTAAATACTTAAATATTTTTTCTACTCCTTCAAAATCAGATTATGATATAGTAGAAAAAATTTTAGATGAAATGGGAATACTACATTTAAGAGATAGAAAATGCTCAGAATTAAGTGGAGGACAATTACAATTAGTTTTTTTAGCTCGTGCTTTGGTAGGAGAGCCTAAAATTTTGATTCTTGATGAACCTGAATCACATTTAGATTTTAAAAATCAAACAAAAATTTTAAGAACAATTGTTCAATTAGCAAAAAAGAAAAACATTACTTGTATTTTTAATACCCATTATCCTGAGTATGCTTTAAGAATTTCAGATAAATCTATGCTAATAGGTAAAGATGATTATATTATTGGAAAAAGTAATGAAATTATTAATGAAGAAAATTTAAAAAAATATTTTGAGATTAAAACAAAAATAGTTGAGATAGAAATTAATGATGAGAAACTTAAATCTGTTGTTATAACAGACAATTTAAAATAA
- a CDS encoding extracellular solute-binding protein has product MKKKFFWLVLSLMTLFLVACGGGEKKEATASDANTEISGKIVIYTSMYEDIIDNVSEKLKKEFPNLEVEFFQGGTGTLQSKIIAELQANKLGCDMLMVAEPSYSLELKEKGILHPYISKNAENLALDYDKEGYWYPVRLLNMVLAYNPDKYKKEDLALTFEDFAKREDLKGKISIPDPLKSGTALAAVSALSDKYGEEYFQNLANLKVVVESGSVAVTKLETGEAAEIMILEESILKKREEENSTLEVIYPEDGIISIPSTIMTVKEDMSANKNIKAAEALTDWFLSPAGQEAIVEGWMHSVLKNPEKAPYDARPTDEILKSSMPINWEKTYKDREELRKMFEKFITKAN; this is encoded by the coding sequence ATGAAAAAGAAATTTTTTTGGCTTGTATTATCTTTAATGACATTGTTTTTAGTTGCTTGTGGTGGTGGAGAAAAGAAAGAAGCTACTGCTTCTGATGCTAATACTGAAATAAGTGGAAAAATTGTTATCTATACTTCTATGTATGAAGATATAATAGATAATGTTAGTGAAAAATTAAAAAAAGAATTTCCTAATTTGGAAGTTGAATTTTTCCAAGGAGGAACAGGAACTTTGCAATCTAAAATTATAGCTGAATTACAAGCAAACAAATTAGGTTGTGATATGTTAATGGTTGCAGAACCTTCTTATTCATTAGAATTAAAAGAAAAAGGAATATTACATCCATATATTTCTAAAAATGCTGAAAATTTAGCTTTGGATTATGACAAAGAAGGATATTGGTATCCAGTTCGTTTACTAAATATGGTTTTAGCATACAATCCTGATAAATATAAAAAAGAAGATTTAGCTCTTACATTTGAAGATTTTGCTAAAAGGGAAGATTTAAAAGGGAAAATTTCTATACCTGATCCATTAAAATCTGGAACTGCATTAGCAGCTGTTTCTGCATTGAGTGATAAATATGGAGAAGAATATTTCCAAAATTTAGCTAATTTAAAAGTTGTTGTTGAATCTGGTTCAGTAGCTGTAACTAAATTAGAAACAGGTGAAGCTGCTGAAATTATGATACTTGAAGAATCTATTTTAAAGAAAAGAGAAGAAGAAAATTCTACACTAGAAGTTATATATCCAGAAGATGGAATAATTTCTATACCAAGTACAATAATGACAGTTAAAGAAGATATGTCAGCAAATAAAAATATAAAAGCAGCAGAAGCTTTAACAGATTGGTTCTTATCACCAGCAGGTCAAGAAGCGATAGTAGAAGGTTGGATGCACTCTGTTTTAAAAAATCCTGAAAAAGCTCCTTATGATGCAAGACCAACAGATGAAATATTAAAATCTTCTATGCCTATAAATTGGGAAAAAACTTATAAAGATAGAGAAGAATTAAGAAAAATGTTTGAAAAATTTATAACTAAGGCAAATTAA
- a CDS encoding ABC transporter permease, giving the protein MVSQKKWRIDIKWIVILAIVAFLLIFEVFPLFYLLIKSLFSEGSFSWEAYRRVYTYDLNWIALKNTIITAGFTTILGVAIAFPLAFLVGRTDMYGKKFFRTLFVVTYMVPPYVGAMAWLRLLNPNAGVLNRFLMKIFGLGSAPFNIYTTSGIVWVLTCFFYPYAFITISRAMEKMDPSLEEASRISGASPLKTLLKITIPMMTPSIIAAGLLVFVASASSYGIPSIIGAPGQIYTVTMRIIDFVHIGSEEGLTDAMSLAVFLMLISNVILYISTFVVGRKQYITMSGKSTRPNIVELGKWRLPITIIISIFSFFVIILPFITVALTSFTVNMGKPLTLSNLSLKAWEKVFSRASIISSTTNSLLAATAAAFFGILISCVMAYLLQRTNVKGKRIPDFLITLGSGTPSVTIALALIISMSGKFGINIYNTLTIMVIAYMIKYMLMGMRTVVSAMSQVHPSLEEAAQISGANWLRMLKDVTLPLIAASIVAGIFLIFMPSFYELTMSTLLYSSNTKTIGYELYIYQTYHSQQVASALATAILLFVILVNYILNKLTKGQFSI; this is encoded by the coding sequence ATGGTTAGTCAAAAAAAATGGAGAATAGATATAAAATGGATAGTTATATTAGCAATAGTAGCTTTCTTACTTATATTTGAGGTTTTTCCATTATTCTACTTATTAATTAAATCTCTATTTTCTGAAGGAAGTTTTTCTTGGGAAGCATATAGGAGAGTTTACACCTATGACTTAAACTGGATAGCCTTAAAAAATACTATAATAACAGCTGGATTTACAACAATTCTTGGAGTTGCAATAGCATTTCCATTGGCATTTTTAGTTGGAAGAACAGATATGTATGGAAAAAAATTTTTTAGAACTTTATTTGTTGTTACCTATATGGTTCCACCTTATGTTGGAGCTATGGCTTGGCTAAGACTTTTAAATCCTAATGCAGGAGTTTTAAATAGATTTTTAATGAAAATTTTTGGTTTAGGGAGTGCTCCTTTTAATATATATACAACCTCTGGAATTGTGTGGGTATTAACCTGTTTTTTCTATCCCTATGCTTTTATAACAATATCAAGAGCTATGGAAAAAATGGATCCATCTTTAGAAGAAGCTTCAAGAATTTCTGGAGCATCTCCACTAAAAACATTACTTAAAATTACTATACCAATGATGACGCCAAGTATAATAGCTGCTGGACTTTTAGTTTTTGTTGCTTCTGCTTCATCTTATGGTATCCCTTCAATTATTGGAGCACCTGGACAAATCTATACAGTTACTATGCGTATAATTGATTTTGTTCATATTGGTTCAGAAGAAGGGCTTACAGATGCTATGTCACTTGCTGTATTTTTAATGTTGATATCTAATGTAATATTATATATTTCAACTTTTGTTGTTGGAAGAAAACAGTATATAACAATGAGTGGTAAATCTACAAGGCCAAATATTGTAGAATTAGGAAAATGGAGATTACCTATAACAATAATAATTTCAATCTTCTCATTTTTTGTAATAATTCTACCATTTATTACAGTTGCATTAACATCATTTACTGTAAATATGGGAAAACCACTTACATTATCAAATTTATCATTAAAAGCTTGGGAAAAAGTTTTTTCAAGAGCTTCAATTATAAGCTCGACAACAAACAGCCTTTTAGCTGCAACAGCAGCAGCATTCTTTGGAATTTTAATTTCTTGTGTGATGGCATATCTATTACAAAGAACAAATGTAAAAGGAAAAAGAATACCTGACTTTTTGATAACATTAGGTTCTGGAACACCAAGTGTAACTATAGCTTTGGCTCTTATAATTTCAATGAGTGGTAAATTTGGAATAAATATTTATAATACTTTAACAATAATGGTAATTGCATATATGATTAAGTATATGTTAATGGGTATGAGAACTGTTGTTTCAGCAATGAGCCAAGTTCATCCTTCACTTGAAGAAGCTGCCCAAATATCTGGTGCAAACTGGCTTCGTATGTTAAAAGATGTAACATTGCCGTTGATAGCAGCAAGTATTGTTGCAGGAATTTTCTTGATATTTATGCCATCATTCTATGAATTGACAATGTCAACATTGCTTTATTCATCAAATACCAAGACTATTGGATATGAATTATACATCTATCAAACATATCATAGTCAACAAGTTGCAAGTGCATTGGCAACAGCTATTTTATTATTTGTTATTTTAGTCAACTATATTTTAAAT